A region from the Synergistaceae bacterium genome encodes:
- a CDS encoding response regulator, which yields MTAWLPRPIGRLSLRKVILAVSILQVLLLGLTLGYAFKRTSRRAVESFAHRLGSEVAARIEEHVESYMSTPLVINRLNEEAILSGRVNLANPRTWQPFFSERMHSFPSITDTFIGTVDGEFYGARRFDGEIELVFACPEATGGVSVSCRSGPDGLAGEQTASYPGFDPRTRPWYLAGAKAETSAWSEVFVHFALEVPTITAVRPVRGPDGDLVAVLGVDVTLSEISDFLGSQRLGEGGRAFILDEEGFIIADSTAGLPFEIKGRKISRMTGKESPDPAIRSVALEMERKRTEEDPYPMFDVRMDSDVTSYVHTIPFKSPGLGWEIAVVVPDSEFSAPARFMLRAVIGVTMTILVITLVSGLMLSAWICRPLSDLLHFAQAITRGDWRAPPMLDREDEVGELSRSFGIMADQLSEAFTGLEQKVRERTVELEEKNRELAVAKAESESLAEMTAEASRAKSAFLASMSHEIRTPMSAVLGLSDLLMDTQMTDEQREYVSLVQSSAESLLEIINDILDLARVEAGRMSIERAPFGLRPLVEQVAAIMRAQAEKKGLEVVVLLGEDLPDSLIGDSAKIRQVLTNLAGNAVKFTHTGLVEIDVSCEGRKGDDLLVAFSVRDTGVGIPGEEMDRLFEPFTQLDDRTARRYGGTGLGLSISMSLARMMDGGISVESEVGRGSLFKFTVPLSSHRGEITEQQEDVPERTPPREGSVLLAEDNVIGAKVATTMLKKAGLVVRHAENGLEAVELWRHEKFDLILMDCEMPEMDGFEATRVIRSEEGEGESVPIVALTAYAMKGDRERCLEAGMTDYMTKPLRSGRLDEILSLYLDERAEPADETGDSAVGEDDDGSRWKAGLKGLLSTLNDDADELKEIVSTFLEEMRDNRDEFERALEKGSPTDAAGALHKIKGILGYVVGETDANLAGELELLARKSLLDADDPGLDKLKTMLDRLEAFLCEELEF from the coding sequence GTGACGGCATGGCTGCCTCGGCCGATCGGCCGCCTCTCTCTCCGAAAGGTGATCCTGGCCGTCTCCATCCTCCAGGTGCTTCTCCTGGGCTTGACACTTGGGTATGCGTTCAAGCGGACCTCTCGAAGGGCGGTGGAGTCCTTCGCTCATCGCCTGGGGAGCGAGGTCGCCGCCCGCATAGAGGAGCATGTCGAGTCGTACATGTCGACGCCTCTCGTGATCAACCGCCTCAACGAAGAGGCGATCCTTTCCGGAAGGGTGAATCTCGCCAATCCGCGGACCTGGCAGCCCTTCTTTTCCGAGCGAATGCACTCCTTCCCCAGCATAACGGACACCTTCATCGGAACTGTCGACGGCGAGTTCTACGGCGCCAGGAGGTTTGACGGCGAGATAGAGCTCGTGTTCGCCTGCCCCGAGGCTACAGGTGGCGTATCGGTCTCCTGCAGGTCAGGCCCGGATGGGCTGGCTGGGGAGCAGACGGCTTCATATCCCGGATTCGACCCCAGGACCAGGCCTTGGTATCTGGCCGGCGCGAAGGCGGAGACCAGCGCGTGGAGCGAAGTCTTCGTGCACTTCGCGCTCGAGGTGCCCACGATCACCGCTGTGCGCCCCGTTCGCGGGCCGGACGGCGACCTTGTCGCGGTGCTCGGCGTCGACGTGACCCTCTCGGAGATAAGCGATTTCCTGGGGTCGCAGAGGTTGGGGGAGGGAGGCAGGGCCTTCATACTCGACGAGGAGGGCTTCATAATCGCCGACTCGACCGCCGGTTTACCGTTCGAGATCAAAGGCCGCAAGATCTCCCGAATGACCGGCAAAGAATCCCCCGACCCGGCCATCCGATCGGTCGCGCTCGAGATGGAGCGAAAAAGAACGGAGGAAGACCCCTACCCTATGTTCGATGTCCGGATGGATTCGGACGTAACCTCCTACGTTCATACAATTCCCTTCAAATCACCGGGGCTCGGCTGGGAGATCGCGGTTGTGGTCCCGGACTCGGAGTTCTCGGCCCCGGCCCGCTTCATGCTGCGGGCGGTGATAGGTGTTACTATGACCATCCTGGTGATCACACTGGTAAGCGGACTCATGCTGTCGGCCTGGATCTGCCGCCCCCTGTCGGACCTCCTTCACTTCGCGCAGGCGATAACGAGGGGGGACTGGCGTGCTCCTCCCATGCTCGACAGGGAGGACGAGGTGGGCGAGCTGTCCCGGTCGTTCGGGATAATGGCCGATCAGCTCTCCGAGGCCTTCACGGGCCTGGAGCAGAAGGTCCGCGAGAGGACGGTCGAGCTGGAGGAAAAGAACAGGGAGCTGGCGGTGGCGAAGGCGGAGTCGGAGTCACTGGCGGAGATGACCGCGGAGGCCAGCCGGGCCAAGAGCGCCTTTCTGGCCTCGATGAGCCACGAGATACGCACGCCCATGAGCGCGGTCCTCGGGCTGAGCGACCTGCTGATGGATACGCAGATGACGGACGAGCAGAGGGAGTACGTCTCACTGGTGCAGTCTTCCGCCGAGTCGTTGCTCGAGATAATCAACGATATCCTTGACCTCGCGAGGGTGGAGGCGGGCAGGATGTCCATTGAGAGGGCCCCCTTCGGTCTGCGTCCGCTCGTGGAGCAGGTGGCCGCGATAATGAGGGCGCAGGCGGAGAAAAAAGGGCTGGAGGTCGTCGTTCTCCTGGGCGAGGACCTGCCCGACTCGCTGATCGGGGACTCGGCCAAAATTCGCCAGGTGCTCACCAACCTCGCCGGGAACGCGGTCAAGTTCACTCACACCGGCCTGGTGGAGATAGACGTGTCCTGCGAAGGGAGGAAAGGCGACGATTTGCTTGTGGCCTTCTCCGTCAGGGACACGGGCGTTGGCATTCCCGGAGAAGAAATGGATAGGCTCTTCGAGCCCTTCACCCAGCTGGACGACCGGACCGCCCGCAGGTACGGAGGAACCGGGCTCGGCCTGTCGATATCGATGTCGCTCGCGCGAATGATGGACGGCGGGATATCGGTGGAGAGCGAGGTGGGAAGAGGCAGCCTCTTCAAATTCACGGTCCCTTTATCAAGCCATCGCGGAGAGATCACGGAGCAGCAGGAGGACGTACCGGAGCGAACCCCGCCAAGGGAGGGAAGTGTCCTGCTGGCCGAGGACAATGTGATAGGCGCCAAGGTGGCGACCACCATGCTGAAGAAGGCCGGACTCGTAGTAAGACATGCCGAAAACGGGCTGGAGGCTGTCGAACTATGGCGACACGAGAAGTTCGACCTCATACTGATGGACTGCGAGATGCCCGAGATGGACGGCTTCGAGGCGACGCGCGTCATACGCTCGGAGGAGGGAGAGGGCGAGTCCGTGCCGATTGTGGCACTCACCGCCTACGCGATGAAGGGGGACAGGGAGAGGTGCCTGGAGGCCGGCATGACCGACTACATGACGAAGCCGTTGCGATCCGGACGACTGGACGAGATCCTGTCGCTCTATCTCGACGAAAGGGCGGAACCGGCCGATGAGACGGGCGACTCCGCCGTTGGCGAAGACGACGATGGTTCCCGGTGGAAGGCCGGTCTGAAAGGGCTTTTGAGCACCCTTAACGATGACGCCGATGAACTGAAGGAGATTGTGTCCACCTTCCTCGAAGAGATGCGCGATAATCGCGACGAGTTCGAACGGGCGTTAGAAAAGGGAAGCCCCACGGATGCCGCGGGGGCGCTTCACAAGATAAAGGGAATTCTCGGCTATGTCGTGGGTGAGACCGACGCCAACCTGGCCGGGGAGCTCGAACTCCTTGCCAGGAAGTCGTTGCTCGACGCGGACGACCCCGGGCTCGACAAACTGAAAACCATGTTGGACCGCCTCGAGGCCTTCCTGTGCGAGGAGCTGGAGTTTTAG
- the ftcD gene encoding glutamate formimidoyltransferase, giving the protein MAGKIIECVPNFSEGRRQDVIEAIVAPFKTTKGCGLLDYRADADHNRLVVSLAGAPEPVQEALLKAASIAVKEIDMNSHQGAHPRIGAVDVIPFTPVSNIAMDECIELSHSFGERFFKELGVPVYFYEDSAKRPERKRLEVIRKGQYEALKTESVNPDRNPDIGGPALHPTAGATVVGARRFLVAFNVNLNTADEEIAKSIANCVRASSGGFCHVKGMGVALHERGMAQVSMNIVDFEKNAIYRVLELIRLEARRWGVEVVETEIYGMIPALAMLESAAYYMQVKDFDPMQVLELKLLAGGDV; this is encoded by the coding sequence ATGGCCGGCAAGATAATCGAGTGTGTTCCCAATTTCAGTGAAGGGCGTCGCCAGGACGTTATCGAGGCGATAGTCGCTCCCTTCAAGACGACAAAGGGCTGCGGTCTCCTCGATTACCGGGCGGACGCCGACCACAACAGGCTGGTGGTGAGCCTTGCGGGTGCTCCGGAACCGGTTCAGGAGGCCCTGCTGAAGGCCGCTTCAATCGCTGTGAAAGAGATAGACATGAATAGCCACCAGGGGGCTCACCCTCGGATCGGAGCGGTGGACGTGATCCCCTTCACCCCTGTTTCCAATATCGCGATGGACGAGTGCATCGAGCTGTCGCACTCGTTCGGCGAGCGGTTTTTCAAGGAGCTTGGAGTGCCTGTCTACTTCTACGAGGACTCGGCGAAGAGGCCGGAGCGCAAACGCCTCGAGGTGATACGCAAGGGGCAGTACGAGGCGCTCAAGACCGAGTCGGTCAACCCGGATCGGAACCCCGACATTGGCGGTCCCGCCCTTCACCCGACCGCGGGCGCTACGGTCGTGGGTGCCCGCAGATTCCTCGTCGCGTTCAACGTAAATCTTAACACCGCAGACGAGGAGATAGCAAAGAGCATAGCCAACTGCGTCCGAGCATCCAGCGGCGGCTTCTGCCACGTCAAGGGAATGGGAGTGGCGCTGCACGAGCGCGGTATGGCGCAGGTGAGCATGAACATCGTCGACTTCGAGAAGAACGCAATATACAGGGTGCTGGAGCTGATCAGGTTGGAGGCGCGCCGCTGGGGGGTCGAGGTTGTAGAGACGGAGATCTACGGCATGATCCCTGCTCTGGCGATGCTGGAGAGCGCAGCCTACTATATGCAGGTGAAGGACTTCGACCCGATGCAGGTGCTGGAGCTGAAGCTGCTGGCGGGCGGTGACGTCTGA
- a CDS encoding imidazolonepropionase codes for MTVKLFRNARIYTPEGSEPSTGAKQGEVRLFEGGALLVDCGLIAAIGPESIVLAHPAGKLIEEEVDCEGRCVIPGFVDPHTHMCFAARREEEFSMRLAGAAYLDILKKGGGILSSVRHVRESTEQELFERTKVLALSALSFGTTTVEMKSGYGLDTESELKMLSVIRRTGRETPLTVVPTFMGGHAVSEEFQGNADGYVDMVVNEMLPAVEKQGISVFSDVFCEEGVFSIEQTRRLLLASRKHGLKLKIHADEVHDTGGAALAAELGAISAEHLLAASDEGIKAMAARGTIAVLLPATAYSLRKPYARARTMIESGVPVALATDCNPGSCFTESMPFVFGLAVMGMGMTVEEALTATTKNSAHAIGMGEECGTLETGKSADLLVLDGESPAILAYHAGVSPVTRVYKKGERVA; via the coding sequence ATGACGGTGAAGCTGTTCAGAAACGCGCGCATCTACACCCCCGAGGGGAGCGAACCCTCCACGGGCGCCAAGCAGGGGGAGGTGCGCTTGTTCGAAGGAGGCGCCCTTCTGGTCGATTGCGGCCTGATCGCGGCGATCGGCCCCGAAAGCATTGTGCTGGCGCACCCGGCCGGCAAGCTGATCGAAGAGGAGGTAGACTGCGAGGGGCGCTGCGTGATACCCGGCTTCGTCGATCCTCACACTCACATGTGCTTCGCCGCAAGGCGCGAGGAGGAGTTCTCGATGAGGCTCGCCGGCGCGGCCTACCTCGACATACTGAAAAAGGGCGGCGGCATACTCTCGTCCGTCAGACACGTGCGCGAATCGACCGAGCAGGAGCTTTTCGAGAGGACTAAAGTCCTGGCCCTGTCGGCTCTCTCATTCGGCACCACCACGGTCGAGATGAAGAGCGGCTATGGGCTGGACACGGAGAGCGAGCTCAAGATGCTGTCGGTCATCCGCCGAACGGGCAGGGAGACGCCGCTGACCGTCGTGCCGACCTTCATGGGGGGGCACGCGGTCTCCGAGGAGTTCCAGGGGAACGCCGACGGCTACGTCGATATGGTTGTAAACGAGATGCTGCCCGCAGTTGAGAAGCAGGGTATCTCGGTCTTCAGCGACGTCTTCTGCGAGGAGGGTGTATTCTCGATCGAACAGACCAGGAGGCTGTTGCTAGCCTCCCGCAAGCATGGGCTGAAGCTCAAGATTCACGCCGACGAGGTGCACGACACGGGTGGCGCGGCTCTTGCGGCGGAACTCGGCGCGATCTCCGCCGAGCATCTGCTCGCTGCCAGCGACGAGGGTATAAAGGCTATGGCGGCCAGAGGAACTATAGCCGTCCTGCTGCCCGCGACGGCCTACAGTCTGCGCAAGCCTTACGCAAGGGCCAGGACGATGATAGAGAGCGGCGTCCCGGTGGCCCTCGCGACGGACTGCAACCCCGGGTCTTGCTTCACAGAGTCGATGCCCTTCGTCTTCGGGCTGGCCGTCATGGGGATGGGAATGACCGTAGAGGAGGCACTGACGGCTACGACGAAGAACAGCGCCCACGCGATAGGCATGGGAGAGGAGTGCGGCACGCTGGAGACGGGTAAGAGCGCCGACCTGCTCGTACTCGACGGGGAATCCCCCGCCATTTTGGCCTACCATGCAGGGGTATCGCCGGTGACGAGGGTCTACAAGAAGGGAGAAAGAGTGGCATGA
- the hutH gene encoding histidine ammonia-lyase: MNGANDGVLHLDGLSLTLEDVVRVARGEMKVELEDEAARKVEAASAVVRRWENSDEVVYGVTTGFGDLANVNISRKDRRLLQENLLKSHACGVGAPFPEDITRAMMLLRINSLIRGFSGISLSTLNQYVAFLNLGITPVVPSQGSVGASGDLCPLSHLALPLLGHGKVRYKGRVVTAAKALQSAGLRPVQLGAKEGIALNNGTACMGAMGVMALTAAEDLAKTADIAAALSIEALHGVPYAFDERTHALRAHRGQGRVAQNIRRLIKGSEIIEKYRRGRVQDAYSLRCAPQVHGASRDALDYVRSTLEVEINSVTDNPLIFTDVEEAISGGNFHGQPLALAMDFFGIAVAELANISERRQARLVDSSLSGLPPFLVEESGLNSGFMIAQYTSAALVSENKVLAHPSSVDSIPTSANQEDHVSMGAYSARKALSILDNARKVIAIELFTASQGLDFSRLLKPGAGTVAAHESVRSAVPFLKHDEYLHPLIERVEALVRRGAVVKAVEEAIGPLN, encoded by the coding sequence ATGAACGGCGCGAACGACGGCGTCCTGCACCTGGACGGGCTCTCGCTGACCCTCGAGGACGTGGTGCGGGTGGCCCGTGGAGAGATGAAAGTCGAGCTTGAGGACGAAGCGGCACGAAAGGTCGAGGCCGCGTCGGCCGTGGTCAGGAGGTGGGAGAACTCCGACGAGGTCGTCTACGGCGTCACCACCGGCTTCGGCGACCTGGCCAACGTGAACATCTCTCGCAAGGACAGGAGGCTCCTGCAGGAGAACCTGCTGAAAAGCCACGCCTGCGGTGTGGGAGCCCCATTCCCGGAGGATATCACGAGGGCCATGATGCTTCTGCGGATCAACAGCCTCATCCGCGGCTTCTCCGGAATAAGCCTGTCCACCCTGAACCAGTACGTGGCCTTCCTCAACCTCGGAATAACCCCGGTGGTGCCGTCGCAGGGCTCGGTCGGAGCAAGCGGAGACCTCTGCCCCCTGTCTCACCTTGCCCTGCCCCTGCTCGGGCACGGCAAGGTCCGATACAAAGGACGGGTGGTTACGGCAGCCAAGGCCCTGCAGTCCGCGGGGCTGCGCCCAGTGCAGCTTGGGGCCAAGGAGGGGATTGCCCTCAACAACGGCACGGCCTGCATGGGCGCGATGGGAGTGATGGCGTTGACGGCGGCAGAGGACCTGGCCAAGACCGCCGACATCGCGGCGGCCCTCTCGATAGAGGCGCTTCACGGCGTGCCTTACGCGTTTGACGAGCGAACCCACGCCCTTCGCGCCCACAGGGGACAGGGCAGGGTGGCGCAGAATATCAGGCGGCTCATCAAGGGCAGCGAGATTATCGAGAAGTACCGCCGCGGCAGGGTCCAGGACGCCTATTCGCTCAGGTGCGCGCCGCAGGTCCACGGGGCCTCGCGAGACGCGCTCGATTACGTGCGCAGTACTCTCGAGGTGGAGATAAACTCCGTCACCGACAATCCGCTGATCTTCACCGACGTCGAGGAGGCGATCAGCGGGGGCAACTTCCACGGACAGCCTTTGGCACTTGCGATGGACTTCTTCGGCATAGCCGTGGCCGAGCTGGCGAATATCTCCGAGCGAAGGCAGGCAAGGCTGGTCGACAGCTCCCTGTCCGGCCTGCCCCCCTTCCTGGTGGAGGAGAGCGGTCTGAACAGCGGGTTCATGATCGCCCAGTACACCTCCGCCGCGCTGGTGTCGGAGAACAAGGTGCTGGCCCACCCGTCGTCGGTCGACTCCATCCCGACCTCGGCAAACCAGGAGGACCACGTTTCCATGGGAGCGTACTCGGCGCGCAAGGCGCTCTCTATCCTGGACAATGCCCGGAAGGTGATAGCGATCGAGCTGTTCACCGCCTCTCAGGGACTGGACTTCAGCCGGCTCCTGAAGCCGGGAGCGGGGACGGTCGCCGCACACGAATCCGTCAGGAGCGCGGTACCCTTCCTGAAGCACGACGAGTATCTGCACCCGCTCATAGAGAGGGTGGAGGCGCTGGTGCGCAGAGGCGCGGTAGTAAAGGCCGTGGAGGAGGCAATAGGTCCGTTGAACTGA
- a CDS encoding amidohydrolase, translating into MLKKIKESALSHSGEITELRRHFHGNPEIGWEEVETTDKIAEVLEGLGIEIVKRGFGGTESGLVADLKGGKPGGCVGLRADIDALPLQEENDVPYASRNPGVMHACGHDAHAAMLLGAAMVLSEIRDEIPGTVRFFFQPAEESGMRSGAAVMVEEGALDGVDSMGALHVWSKGPTGQAFYRSGPMMAAADGWYLTIKGRGGHGSSPEMTVDPTIVAANLTLNLQSIVGREVAAKESAVISIGVIKAGDSAFNIIPDTVIMNGTVRTFDPEVKGRVEAAIRRVVAGLCEAGRCDFDLDYRSFIPATINDHDATMTAKAVCEEILGAENTKECELIMGSEDYSYFLDKVPGTYLFLGTAKDEKTDVSHHHPKFDLDEDAMPAGAAILAGFAWKRLTE; encoded by the coding sequence ATGCTGAAGAAAATCAAGGAATCGGCACTCTCTCATTCAGGTGAGATCACGGAGCTGAGGAGGCATTTCCACGGCAACCCGGAGATCGGATGGGAGGAGGTCGAGACGACTGACAAGATCGCCGAGGTACTCGAAGGGCTTGGAATTGAGATAGTCAAGAGAGGCTTCGGAGGGACGGAGAGCGGCCTGGTAGCGGACCTCAAGGGCGGCAAGCCCGGTGGCTGCGTGGGGCTGAGGGCGGACATAGACGCCCTGCCGCTGCAGGAGGAGAACGACGTCCCCTATGCCTCGCGGAACCCGGGCGTCATGCACGCCTGCGGACACGACGCTCACGCGGCGATGCTGCTGGGTGCCGCTATGGTCCTGTCCGAGATCCGCGACGAGATCCCCGGCACGGTGCGCTTTTTCTTCCAGCCGGCCGAGGAGAGCGGCATGAGATCGGGCGCGGCGGTCATGGTCGAGGAGGGCGCCCTGGACGGTGTCGACTCGATGGGCGCGCTGCACGTCTGGTCCAAGGGCCCGACGGGGCAGGCCTTCTACCGCTCCGGACCGATGATGGCGGCGGCCGACGGCTGGTACCTCACGATTAAGGGAAGGGGTGGACACGGCTCCTCTCCGGAGATGACGGTAGACCCGACCATCGTGGCCGCCAACCTGACGCTCAACCTGCAGTCGATAGTCGGCCGGGAGGTGGCCGCGAAGGAGAGCGCCGTCATCAGCATAGGCGTGATAAAGGCTGGGGACTCCGCCTTCAACATAATCCCCGACACTGTCATCATGAACGGCACTGTCCGCACCTTCGACCCCGAGGTCAAGGGCAGGGTCGAGGCGGCGATACGAAGGGTCGTGGCCGGTCTATGCGAGGCCGGGCGCTGTGACTTCGACCTCGACTACAGGAGCTTCATACCCGCGACCATCAACGACCACGACGCGACCATGACCGCGAAAGCCGTGTGCGAGGAGATCCTGGGCGCGGAGAACACGAAGGAGTGCGAGCTTATCATGGGCTCGGAGGACTACAGCTACTTCCTCGACAAGGTCCCGGGAACTTACCTCTTCCTGGGCACCGCAAAAGATGAAAAAACAGACGTATCCCACCATCACCCCAAGTTCGACCTGGACGAGGACGCCATGCCCGCAGGCGCGGCTATCCTCGCGGGCTTCGCCTGGAAGCGGCTTACGGAGTAA
- the panB gene encoding 3-methyl-2-oxobutanoate hydroxymethyltransferase has product MAKKKGRLDFVEMKRSGEQVTWVTAYDFPMASFAEAAGMDMILVGDSLGMITLGYRDTIPVTMDDCISHCQAVRRGAPNTFVMGDMPFGSYQGSDEEAVASAVRFLKEADMDSIKLEGGVRVKSRIRAIADAGVLVCGHIGLTPQSSGPLGGFKAQGLDPESARFVIEDALAVEESGAFALLVEAVPPELTRFLTKRLSIPVYSIGGGGPCDGQLLISADMIGLFQAFTPKFVKVYANVGETITNAFKEYVDDVRAGRFPGDEHCYHVRKGMEEEYAAMLREYE; this is encoded by the coding sequence ATGGCGAAGAAAAAAGGACGTCTGGATTTCGTCGAGATGAAGAGGAGCGGCGAACAGGTGACCTGGGTGACGGCCTACGATTTCCCCATGGCGAGCTTCGCAGAGGCGGCCGGGATGGATATGATCCTCGTCGGGGACTCCCTCGGCATGATCACGCTCGGCTACCGGGACACGATACCGGTGACGATGGACGACTGCATAAGCCACTGCCAAGCGGTCAGGAGGGGCGCGCCGAACACCTTCGTCATGGGGGACATGCCCTTCGGCTCGTACCAGGGGTCGGACGAGGAGGCCGTCGCGAGCGCGGTGCGCTTCCTCAAGGAGGCGGACATGGACTCGATCAAGCTCGAGGGAGGGGTGAGGGTCAAGTCCAGGATTCGCGCCATCGCGGACGCAGGGGTGCTCGTGTGCGGGCACATCGGGCTTACCCCGCAGAGCTCCGGCCCTCTCGGAGGCTTCAAGGCCCAGGGGCTGGACCCGGAGTCCGCTCGCTTCGTGATCGAGGACGCTCTTGCGGTGGAGGAGTCCGGCGCCTTCGCGCTGCTGGTCGAGGCCGTGCCGCCCGAGCTGACTCGCTTCCTGACGAAGAGGCTCTCCATACCGGTCTACTCGATCGGAGGAGGCGGGCCGTGCGACGGGCAGCTCCTGATAAGCGCGGACATGATAGGGCTCTTCCAGGCGTTCACTCCGAAGTTCGTCAAGGTTTACGCCAACGTGGGCGAGACCATAACGAACGCCTTCAAGGAGTACGTCGACGACGTGCGCGCCGGTAGGTTCCCCGGAGACGAGCACTGCTACCACGTCCGCAAGGGCATGGAGGAGGAGTACGCCGCGATGCTGAGGGAGTACGAGTAG
- a CDS encoding S-adenosyl-l-methionine hydroxide adenosyltransferase family protein, with protein MEGNVLKKSLRAVFAVLFVLSLLSGAALASSALVFQTDFGLKDGAVSAMKGVAFGVDPGLPMFDLTHEIPAYSIWDGAYRLHQTMEYWPSGTVFVSVIDPGVGTERGSIVALTKDGRYVVTPDNGTLTFIAETVGFEAVRMIDDARHRLAGSEESYTFFGRDLYAYTGAKLASGAMAFEEVGPLLKGDVLLIPYRRAELTDGALHGNIPVLDVQYGNIWSNIPKGLFDELAPEIGDRFDVAIFREGEKVYGGVIPYVNTFGDVPDGEPLLYFNSLMNLSLALNMDSFAGVHGIESGAEWSISASPAK; from the coding sequence ATGGAGGGGAATGTGTTGAAAAAGTCTTTGCGTGCTGTATTTGCGGTTCTCTTCGTCCTGTCTCTGCTCTCCGGCGCGGCACTGGCGAGTTCGGCCCTGGTGTTCCAGACGGACTTCGGCCTCAAGGACGGCGCTGTGTCGGCCATGAAGGGTGTCGCGTTCGGCGTGGACCCGGGCCTTCCCATGTTCGACCTCACCCACGAGATCCCGGCCTACTCGATCTGGGACGGCGCCTACAGGCTTCATCAGACGATGGAGTATTGGCCCTCGGGCACTGTGTTCGTCTCGGTCATAGACCCCGGGGTCGGCACGGAGCGCGGTTCCATAGTCGCCCTGACGAAGGACGGCAGGTACGTGGTGACGCCGGACAACGGAACGCTCACCTTCATAGCCGAGACGGTCGGCTTCGAGGCGGTCAGGATGATCGACGACGCCAGGCACAGATTGGCGGGCTCGGAGGAATCCTACACCTTCTTCGGTCGTGATCTTTACGCCTACACGGGCGCCAAGCTGGCATCGGGCGCGATGGCCTTCGAAGAGGTCGGGCCGCTTCTCAAGGGAGACGTGCTTCTAATCCCCTACAGAAGGGCAGAGTTGACGGACGGGGCGCTTCACGGGAACATCCCGGTGCTTGACGTGCAGTACGGCAATATTTGGAGCAACATACCTAAGGGATTATTCGACGAGCTGGCACCGGAGATAGGAGACAGGTTCGACGTTGCGATCTTCAGGGAGGGCGAGAAGGTCTACGGCGGGGTCATTCCCTACGTGAACACGTTCGGCGACGTCCCGGACGGAGAGCCGCTTCTCTACTTCAACAGCCTGATGAACCTGTCGCTTGCGCTTAACATGGACAGCTTCGCCGGTGTCCACGGGATAGAGTCGGGGGCGGAGTGGTCCATCTCGGCGAGCCCGGCCAAGTAG